AGCATATTCGGATGATCATCGCGTCGTGCTGTATGCCGAGGATGAATTGGCGCTCGACCACTTTGCGGTCTATCAGTTGCCGATTCCCGAACTGTTCCAGAGTGGCGGTCGTCGCAGCATCCGCGTGACGCTTGCCTTCGATCCCCCAGTTCGTCACACCCGCGCCGACTATGCCGGAATTGGCATGAATTTTCGTCTCGTGCGAGGATGCAGTCCCGAACGGATCTTCGAGCATTTCCGACGGAGAACCCAGGAGGAGGGGCGTCAGCCGGATATCGATAATCGTTTCGACTGCGACCTGAAGCCGGGCCCGCGCGAGCGTGAACGCGGAACTCTGCAAACTGCGAGCGTAACGTTTACGCGTGGCACCGAAGCCTATGGCGACAATTATTATCTAGTCGTGCGTTGCGATGGCGGCTGGGCGGGAACGTTCGAAACGCAACAACGCTTTGCAATCGTGGTGGAGTTGACCCATCAAGCAGAAGTGCAATTGTATGAGCGGCTGCGTGCTCGTGTCCGGCTCCAAGGTTAAGCAGAGAGTGGAATGAGCCGTTCGACACCTTCGTCACGGATCCTGATGCGATACCGACGTCGGTCCGATCCGATTTCTCCGCGCCGCGCTTCACTTCCACCAACGCCGTGTCGCAGACCCGACCGAGCCGGGCAAAATATCGCTGATTGATCTTGAGGGTATGCGATGAAATGGGGAGACAACGCCCGAGATTTTGATACCGCACTGGCGGTGTGGCCGCACTATCGCCCACTGTTCGATAACTGGCTGATGCAGGAACTGGTGGAGCAAGGCGACAAGGCTCCGATCTGGCGCGACCGCAGGGTGCCGACCGAGAATGGACGCGTGCGCGGCGACATCTATCCGGACCGCGAGGCCGCACTATCGGCCGCCGCCTCACTCAATCAGACGCTGCACGACGCGCTCGCAGCGCGCGAGATGGATGCCGCGAGGAAACGTTCGCTCCAGCTTAAAGTCGCAAAGAACCTGCAATCCAAAGAACGCCTTCGCGACGAAGAAGAGCTTATGCTCGCCGAGGCACGCCGCCGGCACGCCAATGATCCGCGACCGGACCCTTCTGCAATTGTGCTGCCTGCGGAGTCAGTTCCTTTTCGTCAGGAATTGAGCGAACAGCTTTCAGACATGCCCTATTTGAGGGTCGTGATCGTGACGGTCCGGGAGACGAATCGCAGTTGGCACCGCTCCATTCTTTACCTCTCGCACGACAATAAATGGTCCAAGCCTTACATCGCCGGCGAGCGATCTGCGGCAAAGGCGATGCGAGCACGAATCGCCAACGGCTTCGGCTACAGCGCCGACGACCATTGGGGAAAGACCAAGGCCAAGATTCGTCAGATCTTGTTGCCCCGCGCCAACCAGTTGCTGCAACTCGCAAGCGTGCAGCGTATGCTGGCGGAAGCGTTGGCCAATGGTCATAAGGTGCTGGTCTCGAACGGCATCGTCTTCTGGTACGAAGAAGATGGCGGCATCGGTTGGCAGATCAAACAGACCACGTCCACCAAAGAGTCCGAGGGAAGCACCTTGTGGAAGGAAGGCACAATCCGCTCGATCAACCACGGCCGATTGGTCATTTTGCCTTATATCAAAGAGAGCGGCGAGCAGGTGCGCGGGCACACCAGGAACGGACCGAATGACGGCAGAGCCAAACCACGGCACCCCGATCACTACGTCGATATTCCCTTTGCGCAACTCGACGGTGACCTCATGATCGGTCTGTTCGGCGAATTGCCCTACGAATAACCTGGATCGCCGCGCTAGCGTCACTACACAGCAAACGGAAGCCTCGGCTCGTTCCGCTCATCGCGGGTTCGCGCGAAGGCTTCTGCGGCGGCGCTAGCAATACGATGATGCGTCAGCTGCGATCGTTAGATCGATAGACCAAGCTGCAGCTCTGCCTCGTTGCCTTGTAACGACGAAAGCGACACCCCCAACAGCCGGACTGGCTTCGAAAAGGGCATCTCGTTCTGAAGCAATGCGACCGATAGGCGTTCGAGGTCCGCGCGACTCGAAACGGCGACGGGTACCGACCTGCTGCGCGTAATCATCTCGAAGTCGTTGAACTTGACCTTCAGAGTCACCGTCCGCCCCCGCGCTCCCTTGTCTTCACAGTGCAGCCAGATCTTGTCTATCAATGGCTGAAGTTCGGCGACCATGGTTTCGAAATCGGTCAGGTCGCTAGAGAAGGTATTCTCTGCGCCGACCGACTTTCGTATTCGATCAGAGCGGACCTCACGGTTGTCGACGCCCCGCGAGATCCAGTAGTAATAGCTGCCGGCCTTCCCGAAGTTCGCCTGCATGAATTCGAGTGACTGGTTTCGCATGTCGAGGCCGGTGTACAGGCCGAGCGAGTTCATCTTGGTGCTGGTCGCCGGCCCGATGCCGTGAAACTTGCCGACGGGGAGGGTTTCGACGAATGTCGGTCCCATCTCGCGGGTGATGACGTACTGGCCGTTGGGCTTGCGGTGGTCGGATGCGAGCTTGGCGAGAAACTTGTTGTAGGAGATGCCGGCAGAGGCGTTGAGGCCGGTTACCTCCTTGATCTTCGCGCGGATCGCTAACGCGATGTCCCGGGCGAACGTAATGCCTTGCAGATTCTCGGTCACGTCGAGGTAGGCCTCGTCCAGCGACAGCGGCTCGATGATCGGGGTGTGCTCGGCGAAAATCTCGCGGATCTGCTGCGAGACCGCCCTGTAGACCTCGAAGCGAGGTTTCACGAAGATCAGATCGGGGCACTGCCGCTTGGCCGTCACCGAAGGCATGGCCGACCGGACACCGAATTTGCGGGCCTCGTAGCTAGCGGCTGCTACCACGCCGCGCTCGCGGGAACCGCCGACAGCTACGGGCTTGCCGCGGAGATCTGGATTGTCCCGCTGCTCGACCGACGCATAGAAGGCGTCCATGTCGATGTGGATAATCTTGCGTTGGCGGCCCCGGGGAGCGGCCTGGTCGTCGTCCCCATCGGTCACGTTGTCGGCCCGGTCGGATCTTCCTTGACGCCGCGGGCGACGATCCGAAGCGTTCCGTCGGCGAGCGGCCGCTGCAGCATCAAGGCCTCGCTCGAAGAAGCCGTCATCCAGGCCTCCACTTCGTCGGGCGTAGTTAGGATCACCGGCATCGCCTTCGGGTGGATGGCGCCGACCTCTGCATTTGGGTCCGTCGTGAGGAACGCGAAGAGATCGTTGGTCGTCTCACCTTCCTTGACCTTCCGGACGGATGTCCAGTTAGTCCAGATGCCGGCAAAGCAGGCGAGGGGACGGGTTTCATCGAGCGCGAACCAGATATCACCGCCCTCGGCCTTGTTGAACTCGCTGAAGGAGTTAAAGGGCACCACGCATCGGTTTTCGGCTCCCAGCCATCTCGTCCAGTGCTTGCTTTTTACGTTGCGGATGTTGGTCGTGCCGCCGTCCGGCTCCATTCTGAGCAATTCCTTGAAATCCACTGCCCTGCCCTTGGCCTGCAGTTTCTCGGCTCGCTTCTTCGTGGCTTCCATCAGTGCCTTTGACGACGACGGCATTCCCCACCGCGCCTTAGCAAGTTCGCGGCCCTCGGCTCCGTTCCGCACAATCGGTGCCTTGTAGTCGGGAAAGATCCCGGGCATCGGCGCCAGGTTGCCGACGTATCGGTTCACGACACGAAACAGCGCGCTGATCGCAGCCTGGTTGGTCGTGATCGAATAAAGATTGCACATCGGTCAGGGTTCGGTTCGAGAGTGGCGCGGCTGCCACGTCAACTGTAGCAGAGTCGCGGATGGACGCCGCCCCGCCTTGGCGCATTTGCGGCAGCGCAGCCGGCTGGCGAGATCGTGCACGAAGGTGGTCGGCGGGTGCTTCATCGCAGCGAGGTCCACGTCGCTCGGCGTCTTGCAGCGCGCACACCTGATCTCTAGCCAGGGGAAGCCTCCGTTCACGGCCTGGTCGATGGTCGGCGACGGATCGATCGGTTCGCCGTCACTCCACATCCGCTCGTTCCAGCTTTCGCAAAGCAGCCTATCGGCTTGCTGGATCATTGCCTCGCCCTTGGCCCGCATCTCTGCCGATTGAGTAGCCAGGATGTTGGCCATCGCGCGTGCCTTGCCGAGCTCTTTTGCCAGAGCCTTACGATCGCCGCCCGACAGGGGCGTAGGGTGATACTTCGGGGCCATCCGGACATCCAGACGCAAAGAGAACGGATCGGCAAATCCAGAGCGACTACGACGCCTCGAACGCTGGCCAGCACCCGTCTTCTTCATGCCTGCCGGTGCGCTGCCGGCAAGTGTTGTCGAGCAGCCGCTGCGCGACGTCCTTCCACAGCGCGTCGGCGCCATACAAGCGGACGGCATCGGCGGTCTGGATTTCTACAGTCCGCTCGCAGCGGCGGCAGGAGACGCGGAGTACGTGACGCTGAATTTCGGAGAGCCGTCGCTGCCGCATCTTGGTCTCGGTCGTGCCGGCGCGAGGGTCTTTGAGGACTGAGTCCCAATATTCGGCCGGGAGCGGCGGATCTGGAGCCGCAGTGGAAGGGCTCGGCCTACGGGCGGCTTCGGCGGCCAGCTTTTCCATCTGCTTTGGGGTCGGCATGCGCCAGCTCGCGGGTCGGTCGGTCATGCCTGAATTAGAACATAACAAGAACAACTAAGGCAACTGCTGAGAAAAATCCTCTTATGGGACGGGCCGCGATGTCGGAACCAAGCCGGTTGGTTCGTCTTGAATCCGGCATCAGTAATGGAGTTCCCGCGATGGCCCCCCGCGCCAACTGGAAAGGCTTCCTGCGTCTTTCCCTCGTCACCTGTCCGGTTGCGCTCTACCCGGCCACCTCGGAATCCGAAAAGGTCTCGTTCAACCAGCTGAACCGAAAGACCGGCCATCGGATCAAGTACGCCAAGGTCGACGCCGACACCGGCGAGGAGGTCGACAACGAGGACATCGTCAAGGGCTATAAGGTTGATACCGATACCTTCATCGAGGTGACCAAGGAGGAGCTTGAGAACGTCGCGCTGGAATCGACGCGAACCATTGAGATCGACGAGTTCGTCGACCGCAGCGAGATCGATCCGCGATATCTCATTCGGCCCTACTACCTGCGTCCCGACGGCAAAGTCGGGCACGATGCCTTCGCCGTCATTCGGGAAACCATCCGCGAGATGAACAAGGTTGCAATCGGCCGTGTGGTGCTGACCAATCGCGAGCACATCATCGCGCTCGAACCGCTCGATAAAGGCCTGATGGGGACATTGCTGCGCTACCCCTACGAAGTCCGTCCCGCGGATGAGTATTTCGACGATATCCAGGATGTCAAAGTCACCAAGGACATGCTTGATCTCGCCAAGCACATCGTCAATCAGAAGGCGGGCCATTTCGAACCGGACAAGTTCGAAGACCAGTACGAAACCGCCCTCATCGATCTCATCAATCAGAAGCGCGCCGGCAAGCCCATCAGAGCGAAAGAGCGTCCTCGAGGTGAGAATGTCGTCGATCTGATGGATGCGCTGCGCAAGAGCATCGGAAGAGAGGGGGCGGCCGCGACGGAGCCGCCGAAGAAACCAGGCAAGAAGCCGCGCAAGGCGGCGACCGGGCAGAAGGAAATGCTGATGCCGATCGCAGGCAAGAAGCCGGCGAAGGAGACCGCGGCGAAGAAGCCGGCGGCCAAGCCGCAGCGGAAGTCGGCTTAGGAGTCGTGAAGCATCCGGTGAAGCCGAAGGCCACTACTTCGCCGTCCGCGGCAGCCCCGGCGAATGGCGATTCCCATCTCGACGACGTTATACGAGGTCATCTCGTCAGCCGCCTAATGGCTGCCCGGTCGGTGCGCAACGCCAGAACGGCGGCGGACCGCGAGGCCGAAGCAACCGTGCATAGAGCCGTCGACCTCGCGATTCAAATAGCGGTTTGTGCGCTTTGCGCGCCGCTGGGAAGTTTATCAATTTGCGTGATTTTCCCTTGGGAGTGTTTGGTAGCATCGCCTTCAGCCCAATCAGTTCGATTTTGCGGGCTTCGACCCCTGCAGAGCCAATCCATCGGCGCGGTACGCAACCATGGGTGCAACGCACCATCGGCAAGCTTAACATTCTTGAATCCTCAAGGGTGCGAAACCGCGCTATGATTAGATTTTCCCTCAGGGGGCAGCTTATGTTCGACATGGCAACCACCGCGCTTTTGCGCGCGGTTCTCGATGAAGTCTGTGAAAGCGTCTCGCACCGCGAGATCGGGGCACGTACACACGTCGCGTCGAAAATCCTAGAGGCTGCGACGAGAGGCGAAATCTCTCCCGAGGGTCCCAAACAGGTTGGTCGCGACGCCCTCTCGCACGCGCCAACGATGTGGCGCTGATCGCGGGGCGGGCGTGAACTTCCAGGTCACCGTCCTGAAGATTTTGGTAGCTTATCCGGACGGCTTTGCCGTGATGGAGGACCTCAAGAGGGATATGGCCATCCTGGTAA
This Bradyrhizobium sp. CCBAU 53421 DNA region includes the following protein-coding sequences:
- a CDS encoding Ku protein, whose translation is MAPRANWKGFLRLSLVTCPVALYPATSESEKVSFNQLNRKTGHRIKYAKVDADTGEEVDNEDIVKGYKVDTDTFIEVTKEELENVALESTRTIEIDEFVDRSEIDPRYLIRPYYLRPDGKVGHDAFAVIRETIREMNKVAIGRVVLTNREHIIALEPLDKGLMGTLLRYPYEVRPADEYFDDIQDVKVTKDMLDLAKHIVNQKAGHFEPDKFEDQYETALIDLINQKRAGKPIRAKERPRGENVVDLMDALRKSIGREGAAATEPPKKPGKKPRKAATGQKEMLMPIAGKKPAKETAAKKPAAKPQRKSA
- a CDS encoding SOS response-associated peptidase; the encoded protein is MCNLYSITTNQAAISALFRVVNRYVGNLAPMPGIFPDYKAPIVRNGAEGRELAKARWGMPSSSKALMEATKKRAEKLQAKGRAVDFKELLRMEPDGGTTNIRNVKSKHWTRWLGAENRCVVPFNSFSEFNKAEGGDIWFALDETRPLACFAGIWTNWTSVRKVKEGETTNDLFAFLTTDPNAEVGAIHPKAMPVILTTPDEVEAWMTASSSEALMLQRPLADGTLRIVARGVKEDPTGPTT
- the dinB gene encoding DNA polymerase IV; its protein translation is MDAFYASVEQRDNPDLRGKPVAVGGSRERGVVAAASYEARKFGVRSAMPSVTAKRQCPDLIFVKPRFEVYRAVSQQIREIFAEHTPIIEPLSLDEAYLDVTENLQGITFARDIALAIRAKIKEVTGLNASAGISYNKFLAKLASDHRKPNGQYVITREMGPTFVETLPVGKFHGIGPATSTKMNSLGLYTGLDMRNQSLEFMQANFGKAGSYYYWISRGVDNREVRSDRIRKSVGAENTFSSDLTDFETMVAELQPLIDKIWLHCEDKGARGRTVTLKVKFNDFEMITRSRSVPVAVSSRADLERLSVALLQNEMPFSKPVRLLGVSLSSLQGNEAELQLGLSI